The Anaerolineales bacterium region CAACATTGCGCGCGCCTGATTGTCGTTTTTCGCGGTGGTCACGATCGTGACTTCCATCCCGCGCAGTTTGTCAATTTTGTCGTATTCGATCTCCGGGAAGATCAACTGATCTTTCAAGCCGAGGGTGTAATTCCCTCTGCCGTCGAAGGCATTCGCCGAAACGCCGCGGAAATCGCGCACGCGCGGGAGCGCCGTCGTCATCAACCGGTCGAGGAACGCCCACATGCGCTCGCCGCGCAGGGTGACCTTGGTCCCAATCAGGCGGCCTTCGCGTAACTTGAAGTTCGCAATGCTCTTGCGCGCTTTGGTCATGATCGGCTTCTGCCCGGTAATGATAGTCAAATCGTTGACCGCGGCTTCGAGCGCTTTGGGGTTATCCATCGCTTCGCCCAAGCCGATGTTCACCACGACCTTTTCGACGCGCGGTATTTGCATGACGTTCTTGTATTCGAACGCTTTGCGCAACGCCGGGGCGACTTCCTTGTTGTATTTATCCTGCAATCTATTCATCGTTCTATCACTCCGCGGCTAATCAATCAAAGCCTGGCAATTTTTACACACGCGGTGCGCGCCGTTCTCATCGCGCTGTACGCCGACGCGGGTGGTTTCTTTACATGTGGGGCAAACCAGCATCACATTCGAGATATCCAGCGGACCTTCGAACTGGATGCGTCCCGGGTTGATGTTGCGCCCAGCCTGCGTCTGCACCTGCTTTTGGTGTTTGGTACGGATGTTCACACCCTGCACCACCACGCGGCGGTTCTTCAACAGCACATTGATCACTTCGCCGCGCTTTCCTTTATCTTCGAGGCGTCCGCTGATGACTTCCACAGTGTCGCCTTTGCGAATCTTCACATGCATGACTTTAATTCTCCTTCACCTATAACACTTCCGGCGCCAGCGAGACGATCTTCATGAAACCTTTTTCACGAAGTTCCCTCGCAACGGGACCGAAAATGCGCGTGCCTTTCGGGTTGACGCCGTCCGCATCTAATAGCACTGCGGCGTTATCGTCGAACTTGATGTACGAGCCATCCTCGCGGCGCCATTCTTTCGAGCAACGGACGATGACTGCGCGCACTTTTTCGCTTTTTTTCACGCCGCCCTGCGGAGACGCCGACTTGACCGAGGCAACTACCACGTCGCCGATCGAACCGTAGCGGCGGGTCGAGCCGCCCAAGACGTGAATCACCAGCAGTTCGCGGGCGCCGGAATTATCCGCAACCTTCAATCGAGACTCGTGCTGGATCATGGCTTACTCCTCCACCTTCAAGTCCGCGACGCCAGTATCGGCCGTGCGGGTCTCGCGCTTCACGATGGATTCGACTGCCCAACGCTTATCGCGCGACAACGGCTTCGATTCGACGAGTTGCACCTCATCCCCCACCTGACAGCCGATCTCATCATGCGCCTTGAAGCGCTTGCTCGAATGAACGACTTTGCGGTATAGCGGATGACGGAAGACGCGCTTCACCTCGACCACGACCGTTTTAGTCATCTTGTTACTGGTGACGATACCAGTCATGCGACGACGATTGTTCATGCTTCACCTTCCGTAACTTCGGCGTTTTTCTGTTCGCGCAAAATGGTCAACATGCGCGCAATGTCACGCTTGAGGATCCGCAACCGGTCGGTGTCGGTCAATTGACCGGTCACTTTCTGGAAGCGTAGTTTCATTAATTCATCCCGGGCATCCGCTATTTTCGTTTCGATCTCGCCGGGCTGTAAGTTTCGCAGGTCTTTTGTTTTCGCGGCTTTCATGCTTGCTCTCCTGCTTCATGGCGGGCAACCACCTTGGTCTTGATCGAGAACTTGTACTGAGCGTTCTTCAACGCCTGCACAGCGGTGGCAGAATCGAGACCGCCCACTTCGAACATGATTCGTCCCGGTTTAACCACAGCCACGTAATACTCCACGTTTCCTTTACCGGACCCCATGCGGGTTTCCGGCGGTTTGTGGGTAAACGGCTTGGCAGGGAAGATTCGAATCCAGACTTTCCCTCGGCGCTTCATTTCGCGGACGATGGTCCGGCGCGCCGCTTCGATCTGACGCGCCGTCACCCAGCCGGGTTCCAACGCTTGCAAACCGAAATCGCCGAAACTGATCTCGGCGCCGCGCAGGGCTTTGCCTCTCATTCGTCCGCGCATTTGCTTGCGCCACTTTACACGTTTTGGCATCAACATAATCAACTACCTCTTTTATCGCAGCCGTGTGCCTACTTGCTCACGTACACGCCTTCTGTAGATTCAACTTTTTCTTCGATTTCAGGCGCGGCGGCTTCGCCTTTGTAGATCCAAACTTTCACGCCGATCTGACCGTAGGTGGTGTTCGCTTCGGCAATGGCAAAATCCACGTTAGAGCGCAAGGTCTGCAAAGGCACACGTCCTTCGCGGAGCCAAACATCGCGCGACATTTCCGCGCCGCCCAAACGCCCACCCGCCATGATCTTGATGCCTTGCGCGCCCTGCTTCATCGCCTGCTGGATCGCGCGTTTCATCGCGCGGCGGTAGGCAATCCGGCGTTCGAGTTGGTCGGCAACGTTCATCGCCACCAGCATCGCATCCGTATCCGGGGAACTGATCTCTTTGACATCGAGATCAACCTTTCGACCGACCAGAGTCTCCAGCGCCGCGCGGATCTTTTTCACGCCTTCGCCTTTGCGTCCGATCAAAATACCGGGCTTGGCGGTGTGAATGGAAATTTTGAGTTTGCCGGGATAGCGTTCCACATCTACGCGGGAAATCCCAGCTTTGCGATTCAAAACGGTATCCGGCAGTGTTTTGCGCAATTTGCGAACCTCGGCATACTGCGCCGCGCCGCCTTTGGAGACAATGCCTAGCAACAGACTGCGGATAGCAAGATCCTGATGCAATTGCTGGCGGTATTCTGAGCCCTCGGCAAACCAGCGGCCTTGCCAGCCCTGATTGATGCCAAGCCTCATTCCAATCGGATGAACTTTACGACCCATAATTTCTCCTTAATCCTTACGACCCGCGCTCGCGCAGAACAACGGTCACATGCGAATTACGGCGCAATAGCGGCTTAAAGCGGCCGCGCGCGCCGAAACGTCTCCACTTGCGGGTAGGCGCTTCGTCTGCAAAGATCTTCGCCACGAATAAATCGTCGCGGCTGACGCCGTAATTTTCCTCGGCATTGGCAACCGCCGAGGCGAGCAACTTCCGCACCGGTAACGCCGCAGCTTTATTCACAAAACGCAGCATTTCCAACGCCTCGTTGGCGTTTTTGCCGCGCACCAGATCAACCACGAGGCGAACCTTCTGTGCGGACATCGGAAGAAATTTCAAGTGTGCCTGAATATCATTCATGACTGGAAATCCTTACGATGCCGCCGCGGGCGCGCTTGATGGCGCGGCTTTTTCGCCGATGGTGTGACCGCGGAAGGTGCGCGTGGGCGCAAATTCGCCAAGCCGATGACCGACCATGTTCTCGGTGATGTAGATCGGCACATGGCGGCGTCCATCGTGGACGGCGATCGTATGCCCGACCATCTGAGGGAAGATCACGCTGGCGCGACTCCACGTGCGCAACACTTTCTTCTCGCCCTTCTGGTTCATGGCTTCAATTCGTTTCAACAGTTTGGGTTCTACGAAAGGACCCTTTTTCAATGATCGTGACATGCTTACCTCAAATCCAATTAACGATTCTTCTTGCTTCGGCGGCGAACAATGTATTGATCGGTCTTCTTGTTGCGCCGGGTCTTGTAACCGAGGGTTGGCTTACCCCACGGGCTTTTCGGTCCGGGCAAACCAATGGACTGGCGGCCTTCACCGCCGCCATGCGGATGGTCGCGTGGGGTCATCGCGGAGCCGCGCACGGCTGGGCGGATTCCCTTGTGGCGTTTGCGACCGGCTTTGCCGAGTTTGATATTGCTGTGGTCGAGATTGCCGACCTGACCGATGGTCGCATAACACGTCTGGCGAATGAGCCTCACTTCACCGGAAGGCATACGCACTTGCGCGAAATCGCCTTCCTTCGCGAGCAATTGCGCCGCCCCGCCAGCGGAACGAACCAACTGACCGCCGCGTCCATCCTTGACTTCAATGTTGTGGATGAGCGTACCGACCGGGATATTCGCAATTGGGAGTGCGTTACCGGAACGGATCTCGGCTCCTACGCCTGCCATAACTGTATCGCCGACTTTTAGATCGGTCGGAGCCACGATGTAGCGTTTCTCGCCGTCTTTGTAGAAGAGCAAGGCGAGGCGCGCGGTGCGGTTCGGATCGTATTCGATTGCCGCGACCCGGGCGGGAATGCCGCGCTTGTCGCGTTTAAAATCCACGAGGCGGATGAAGCGGCGATGTCCGCCGCCGCGGTGACGGACGGTGACGCGTCCGTAGGCGTTGCGTCCGCCGCTCTTGCGCAACGGCACAAGCAATGAGCGTTCGGGCGTGGATTTAGTGATCTCTTCGAATGTGTAGCCGGTCATTCCACGCGTGCCCGGCGTAACGGGTTTATATTTCTTGACTGGCATTACTGCACCCCTTCAAAGATTTGAAGTGTCTGTCCCTCGACCAAGGTGACGATCGCCTTCTTGATGCCGGGTTTACGGATGAGCAACCGGCGGCTTCGCATACGGCGGCCGCGTTTGGCTGCGGTGTTGATGATATTGACGCGCGCAACCTTTACATCGTACAAGGTTTCCACCGCGTCTTTCACCGATGTGCGCGTGGCTGAATCGGCAACCACGAACGCATACTGATTCAGTTTGCCCGATTGGTAATTGGTCTTTTCAGTTACCAGAGGGCGGCGAAGAACATCGTAAATCGTAGTCATTACTTCTCCTATCCCAGATTCGCCGTCAACGCATCGAGCGTTTTCACAGGAAGAACCAAAGTATCATAGTTGAACAGATCGCGAATATTGAGATAGCCAGCCAGCAAAACCTTGGCATCTTCAAGATTGCCAAGCGTTCGGACAGCGAGTTCGTAGGATTGATCCTTCTGCGGAAAGACAACCAGCGCGGTCTTATCGCCGACCAGATTATTCAACGCCTGCGACATGACCTTCGTCTTCGGCTCGGAAATATTCAAATCATCCACGACGACCACGCCGGATTCCTTCGCCTTGGCAGACAACGCCGAACGAAGCGCGGCGCGCCTCATCTTTTTGGGCATACGCTGTTCGTAACTACGCGGGTGCGGGGTGTGGATGCGACCGCCTCCCACCCACTGGGCGGCTCGACGCGAGCCTTGACGGGCGCGACCTGTGCCTTTTTGCTTCCACGGTTTGGCGCCGCCGCCTGCAACTTCTCCGCGCACTTTGGTTTCATGCGTGCCAAGCCGCGCGTTCGCCATCTGGCGGACATACGCCTGATGCATCAAGTCAACATTGATGGGGGCTTCGAAGATCGCGGCGGGCAGTTCCACTTCGCGTATCTTTTTGCCTTCGAGGTTCAAAACATCTACTTTCATTTCATCATTCCTTGTGCGCCTATTGCTTGCGCGCCTCTTTGATCACCACGAGGCCGCCTTTGCCGCCGGGCACCGCGCCGTTGACGCCGAGCAGGTTTCGTTCGGCATCCACCAGCACAACTTTCAAGGCTTGGACCGTAACGCGGTCGTTGCCCATGTGACCGGCGCCGCGCGAGTTCTTGAAGACGCGGCCGGGGGTTGTACCGGATGAACGTGAACCGGGAGCGCGATGCCTGTCGGATTGACCGTGCGTTTTCTTGCCGCCGCCGAAATGGTGGCGCTTCACCGCGCCGGCAAATCCCTTCCCTTTGCTCGTGCCGACCACATCCACGCGCTCGCCGACGGCGAACGCGTCCACAGTGACCTTGTCGCCTATGTTGGCGGCTTCTTTTGTGCGAAATTCACGGATGAAACGGAGCGGCGGGAGTTCGCTAACTTTCAAGTGACCCAATTCTCCAGCGGAGAGTTTCTTCGGATGCACTTCGCCAAACCCCAACTGAATCGCGGCGTACCCGTCGCGGTCCTGGTTGCGGACCTGTGTAACGTAACATGGCCCAGCTTCGATGATCGTCACGGGATACGAGACGCCTTGCTCATCGAAGATCTGGGTCATGCCGATCTTCTTTCCAATAAGCCCTTTTAACATGCTCTATTTTCTCCTTCAAGAAATTTTACGAGACTGTCAGCCCGGGCTTGGGCTGCATCATCTCCGTACAGCGCAGTAAACAATCTGGCGAGACGCTCAGGTTTTTGTGGTCCCGGGCAGGAATCGTTCTTGCGCTGGCGAAAATCGAGAGTAGAGATTCAACGTGCGGTCTCTACTCTCGAGTACGACCTACTTATATTTTTATTTCGATATCCACACCCGCAGGGAGTGAAAGTCTCATCAACATATCAATCGTCTTTGAATCGGGATCGAGAACGTCGATCAGACGATTGTGCGTGCGGATCTCGTAATGCTCGTGCGAGTCCTTATCTATGAATGTCGAGCGCCGTATTGTAAACCGTTCATTCTTGGTTGGCAAGGGTACAGGGCCCACAACATGCGCGCCACTGCGCTCGGCGGTTTCGACGATTCGTTTGGCGGTTGAGTCGAGCACTCGATGATCGTACGCCTTAAGACGGATGCGGATTTTTTGCTTCGTCATGCCATTTCCTATTCAATGATCTTAGTGACGACGCCCGCGCCGACGGTAAGACCGCCTTCACGGATGGCGAACTTGGAGCCCTGTTCGAGAGCCACCGGCACGATCAACTCTACCGTCAGGTTCACGTTGTCGCCCGGCATCACCATCTCGACGCCCTGCGGCAACTCGATGTTGCCTGTCACATCCATCGTGCGGATGTAGAACTGCGGGCGATACCCAGAGAAGAACGCCTTGTGCCGCCCGCCCTCTTCTTTCTTCAGCACGTACACTTCGGCGAGGAATTTCTTGTGCGGCGTCACGCTGCCAGGTTTGGCAAGCACTTGTCCACGCTCCACGTCTTCACGCTCGATGCCGCGCAACAGAATGCCCGCATTGTCGCCCGCCACCACTTCATCCAGTTCCTTGTGGAACATTTCGGTGCCGGTGATGACCGAGGATTTCGTCTCGCGCAAGCCGACGATTTCGATGGGATCGCCCTTCTTGGCTACGCCGCGATCCACGCGTCCCGTCACCACGGTGCCGCGTCCTTTGATCGAGAACACGTCTTCCACCGCCATCATGAACGGTTTGTCCATCTCGCGTTTCGGTTCGGGGATGTATTCGTCAATCACCCGCAGCAATTCTTTGATCGGTTCGTACTCCGGCGCGTTCGGATCCGTGCTGGCGGAGTCCAACGCCGCCTTGGCAGAGCCTCTCACGATCGGGGTTGTGTCGCCGGGAAAGCCGTAACCGTTGAGTAGTTCACGCAGTTCCAACTCGACCAGTTCCAGCAGTTCGGGATCGTTCATCTGATCCACTTTGTTCAGGAATACGACGATCGAGGGCACTTCCACCTGCCGCGCCAGCAGCACATGTTCCCGCGTCTGCGGCATCGGTCCATCCGGAGCCGCTACCACCAGGATCGCGCCGTCCACCTGCGCCGCTCCCGTGATCATGTTCTTGATGTAGTCGCGGTGTCCCGGCATGTCCACGTGGGCGTAGTGCCGTTTGTCCGTCTGGTATTCCACGTGCGCAATGTTGATCGTGATCCCGCGCGCTTTTTCTTCCGGCGCATTGTCGATCTGGTCGTACGCCTTGAATTCGGCTTGTCCCATCAACCCCGCCACTTTCGTGATCGCCGCGGTCAGCGTCGTCTTCCCGTGGTCGATGTGCCCCATCGTCCCTACGTTCAGATGCGGTTTGCTCCTGTCATACTTTTCCTTCGCCATATGAGTCTCCTTGATATAAAACCGAATTATGCTTTCAAGATTTCTTCCGCCACCGATTTAGCAACCGGAGCGTAATGATCAAATTCCATATTGAATACGCCGCGTCCTTGCGTGGCAGAACGAAGTTGGGTGGCATAGCCGAACATTTCAGCCAGCGGAACCATCGCCCGGACTGCCTGGGCGTTACCTAACCGAATTTCCATGCCTTGGATCAAACCACGGCGGCTGTTGATCTGTCCCATTACATCGCCGAGGTATTCCTCAGGGACGACGACTTCGACCTTCATCATCGGCTCAAGCAAAATGGGGTTGCCTCTTTGGACGCCTTCTTTGAAACCCAAAATTGCCGCCATCTTGAACGCCATTTCGCTCGAGTCAACTTCATGGAAGGAGCCGTCGAACAACGTGACCTTGATGTCTACAACGGGGTATCCAGCCAACACGCCGCCGTCTGCCGCTTCCTTGATCCCTTTTTCAATCGGGTTAATGAACTCTTTCGGAATGGCGCCACCGACGATTTTGTTTTCAAACACGATACCGCTTCCGCGCTCGCCTGGCTCAAGAGAAAACACAACGTGACCGTACTGTCCTTTACCGCCGGACTGCTTCGCGTACTTGTAGTCCACTTCTTTGACCATTTTGGTGATCGATTCGCGGAACGCCACGCGTGGAGCTCCAACATTTGCCTGAACTCTAAACTCACGCAATAAGCGATCCACAATAATATCGAGGTGCAATTCGCCCATGCCCCGCAGAATGGTCTGACCGGAATCTTCATCCGAATTTACATGAAGTGTGGGGTCTTCCTCCGCCAATTTGCGAAGGGCTTCTCCCATCTTTTCCTGATCGGAGGAACTTTTCGGCTCAACGGCAATCGAAATCACCGGCTCGGGGAAGGAAATCGTTTCCAGAACGAGAGCTTTGGTGTCGCACAATGTGTCGCCAGTGAAACTTTCTTTGAAGCCCAGCACAGCGCCGATGTCGCCAGCGCGGATCTCGGTCACGTCTTCGCGGCGATCGGCATGCATCCGGATCAAGCGTCCGATACGCTCCTTCTTGCCTCGCTTGGTGGTGTTTTGCACAGTTTGCCCTTGGCTTATAACGCCAGAATACACACGGACGTAAGCAAGGCGTCCTACATACGGATCGGTAACGATCTTAAACACCAGCGCGCTCAATGGACTGTCGTCTTGCGCGGGTATATCAAAGGTATTTTCCGGTTCATCGGGGACCGATACCGTAACAATCGGTTTATCTGCCGGTGAAGGCAGATAATCAACAACAGCATCCAACAGGATCTGGACGCCTTTATTCTTCAATGAAGAGCCGCAGAACACAGGCGCGGCTTTGACGGCGATCACACCCTTGCGTAACGCCGCTTTCAGTTCATCAACGCTGATGTTCTGACCTTCCAAGAACTTCATCGTTAGATCATCGTCGAGTTCCGCGATCTTCTCCACCATTTTTGCGCGTGCATCCTCGGCGTCTTTTTGCATATCAGCCGGAATATCTATAATTTTCGGATCTTTACCAAGATCATCTTCCCAAACAATGGCTTTCATCGAAAGCAGATCAATCGCGCCTTTGAATGCCGCCTCAAACCCAATTGGGATTTGCATCGCGATGGGGTTAGCGCCAAGACGGTCAACGATCGTTTCGATCGTCCGCTCATAGGATGCGCCGACACGATCCATCTTGTTGACGAAACAAATGCGCGGAACGCTGTACCGGTCCGCCTGACGCCAGACCGTTTCACTCTGCGGTTCGACGCCTTGCACAGCGTCGAAGACCACCACCCCCCCATCCAACACGCGGAGGGAGCGCTGAACTTCGGCAGTAAAGTCAATGTGCCCGGGAGTGTCAATCAGGTTGAATTGATAGCCCTTCCACTCCGCCGAAACCGCCGCAGATACAATCGTGATGCCGCGTTCGCGTTCCTGCACCATCCAGTCGGTCACCGTTGTTCCATCATCCACAGAACCGATGCGGTGTGTCTTGCCGGTATAGAACATAATACGCTCGGTAGTGGTCGTTTTACCGGCGTCAATGTGGGCAATGATCCCAATATTTCGATACTTCTCTAACGGATACTCGCGAGCCATTCTTTAGTCGTTGCTTTCTCTGTCTCAGTGATAAATTTAGATACGATAATGTGAAAACGCGCGGTTGGCTTCCGCCATTTTGTGCGTTTCGTCGCGCTTGCGGATTGCCGCGCCGGTTTCGTTGAACGCGTCGATCAATTCGCCGGCGAGCTTATCCCGGAAGGATTTGCCGGAGCGTTCGCGCGCCGCTGTCAGGATCCAGCGGATCGCCAGCGTAGTGCGCCGGTCAGACGAAACTTCCATTGGCACTTGATAGGTCGCGCCGCCGACGCGCCG contains the following coding sequences:
- the rplE gene encoding 50S ribosomal protein L5, which translates into the protein MNRLQDKYNKEVAPALRKAFEYKNVMQIPRVEKVVVNIGLGEAMDNPKALEAAVNDLTIITGQKPIMTKARKSIANFKLREGRLIGTKVTLRGERMWAFLDRLMTTALPRVRDFRGVSANAFDGRGNYTLGLKDQLIFPEIEYDKIDKLRGMEVTIVTTAKNDNQARAMLQLLGMPFSKKDA
- the rplX gene encoding 50S ribosomal protein L24, translated to MHVKIRKGDTVEVISGRLEDKGKRGEVINVLLKNRRVVVQGVNIRTKHQKQVQTQAGRNINPGRIQFEGPLDISNVMLVCPTCKETTRVGVQRDENGAHRVCKNCQALID
- the rplN gene encoding 50S ribosomal protein L14; this encodes MIQHESRLKVADNSGARELLVIHVLGGSTRRYGSIGDVVVASVKSASPQGGVKKSEKVRAVIVRCSKEWRREDGSYIKFDDNAAVLLDADGVNPKGTRIFGPVARELREKGFMKIVSLAPEVL
- the rpsQ gene encoding 30S ribosomal protein S17; its protein translation is MNNRRRMTGIVTSNKMTKTVVVEVKRVFRHPLYRKVVHSSKRFKAHDEIGCQVGDEVQLVESKPLSRDKRWAVESIVKRETRTADTGVADLKVEE
- the rpmC gene encoding 50S ribosomal protein L29, giving the protein MKAAKTKDLRNLQPGEIETKIADARDELMKLRFQKVTGQLTDTDRLRILKRDIARMLTILREQKNAEVTEGEA
- the rplP gene encoding 50S ribosomal protein L16 produces the protein MLMPKRVKWRKQMRGRMRGKALRGAEISFGDFGLQALEPGWVTARQIEAARRTIVREMKRRGKVWIRIFPAKPFTHKPPETRMGSGKGNVEYYVAVVKPGRIMFEVGGLDSATAVQALKNAQYKFSIKTKVVARHEAGEQA
- the rpsC gene encoding 30S ribosomal protein S3; this translates as MGRKVHPIGMRLGINQGWQGRWFAEGSEYRQQLHQDLAIRSLLLGIVSKGGAAQYAEVRKLRKTLPDTVLNRKAGISRVDVERYPGKLKISIHTAKPGILIGRKGEGVKKIRAALETLVGRKVDLDVKEISSPDTDAMLVAMNVADQLERRIAYRRAMKRAIQQAMKQGAQGIKIMAGGRLGGAEMSRDVWLREGRVPLQTLRSNVDFAIAEANTTYGQIGVKVWIYKGEAAAPEIEEKVESTEGVYVSK
- the rplV gene encoding 50S ribosomal protein L22; this translates as MSAQKVRLVVDLVRGKNANEALEMLRFVNKAAALPVRKLLASAVANAEENYGVSRDDLFVAKIFADEAPTRKWRRFGARGRFKPLLRRNSHVTVVLRERGS
- the rpsS gene encoding 30S ribosomal protein S19 — protein: MSRSLKKGPFVEPKLLKRIEAMNQKGEKKVLRTWSRASVIFPQMVGHTIAVHDGRRHVPIYITENMVGHRLGEFAPTRTFRGHTIGEKAAPSSAPAAAS
- the rplB gene encoding 50S ribosomal protein L2, with product MPVKKYKPVTPGTRGMTGYTFEEITKSTPERSLLVPLRKSGGRNAYGRVTVRHRGGGHRRFIRLVDFKRDKRGIPARVAAIEYDPNRTARLALLFYKDGEKRYIVAPTDLKVGDTVMAGVGAEIRSGNALPIANIPVGTLIHNIEVKDGRGGQLVRSAGGAAQLLAKEGDFAQVRMPSGEVRLIRQTCYATIGQVGNLDHSNIKLGKAGRKRHKGIRPAVRGSAMTPRDHPHGGGEGRQSIGLPGPKSPWGKPTLGYKTRRNKKTDQYIVRRRSKKNR
- the rplW gene encoding 50S ribosomal protein L23 codes for the protein MTTIYDVLRRPLVTEKTNYQSGKLNQYAFVVADSATRTSVKDAVETLYDVKVARVNIINTAAKRGRRMRSRRLLIRKPGIKKAIVTLVEGQTLQIFEGVQ
- the rplD gene encoding 50S ribosomal protein L4 gives rise to the protein MKVDVLNLEGKKIREVELPAAIFEAPINVDLMHQAYVRQMANARLGTHETKVRGEVAGGGAKPWKQKGTGRARQGSRRAAQWVGGGRIHTPHPRSYEQRMPKKMRRAALRSALSAKAKESGVVVVDDLNISEPKTKVMSQALNNLVGDKTALVVFPQKDQSYELAVRTLGNLEDAKVLLAGYLNIRDLFNYDTLVLPVKTLDALTANLG
- the rplC gene encoding 50S ribosomal protein L3, which encodes MLKGLIGKKIGMTQIFDEQGVSYPVTIIEAGPCYVTQVRNQDRDGYAAIQLGFGEVHPKKLSAGELGHLKVSELPPLRFIREFRTKEAANIGDKVTVDAFAVGERVDVVGTSKGKGFAGAVKRHHFGGGKKTHGQSDRHRAPGSRSSGTTPGRVFKNSRGAGHMGNDRVTVQALKVVLVDAERNLLGVNGAVPGGKGGLVVIKEARKQ
- the rpsJ gene encoding 30S ribosomal protein S10, with the translated sequence MTKQKIRIRLKAYDHRVLDSTAKRIVETAERSGAHVVGPVPLPTKNERFTIRRSTFIDKDSHEHYEIRTHNRLIDVLDPDSKTIDMLMRLSLPAGVDIEIKI
- the tuf gene encoding elongation factor Tu, whose translation is MAKEKYDRSKPHLNVGTMGHIDHGKTTLTAAITKVAGLMGQAEFKAYDQIDNAPEEKARGITINIAHVEYQTDKRHYAHVDMPGHRDYIKNMITGAAQVDGAILVVAAPDGPMPQTREHVLLARQVEVPSIVVFLNKVDQMNDPELLELVELELRELLNGYGFPGDTTPIVRGSAKAALDSASTDPNAPEYEPIKELLRVIDEYIPEPKREMDKPFMMAVEDVFSIKGRGTVVTGRVDRGVAKKGDPIEIVGLRETKSSVITGTEMFHKELDEVVAGDNAGILLRGIEREDVERGQVLAKPGSVTPHKKFLAEVYVLKKEEGGRHKAFFSGYRPQFYIRTMDVTGNIELPQGVEMVMPGDNVNLTVELIVPVALEQGSKFAIREGGLTVGAGVVTKIIE
- the fusA gene encoding elongation factor G; the encoded protein is MAREYPLEKYRNIGIIAHIDAGKTTTTERIMFYTGKTHRIGSVDDGTTVTDWMVQERERGITIVSAAVSAEWKGYQFNLIDTPGHIDFTAEVQRSLRVLDGGVVVFDAVQGVEPQSETVWRQADRYSVPRICFVNKMDRVGASYERTIETIVDRLGANPIAMQIPIGFEAAFKGAIDLLSMKAIVWEDDLGKDPKIIDIPADMQKDAEDARAKMVEKIAELDDDLTMKFLEGQNISVDELKAALRKGVIAVKAAPVFCGSSLKNKGVQILLDAVVDYLPSPADKPIVTVSVPDEPENTFDIPAQDDSPLSALVFKIVTDPYVGRLAYVRVYSGVISQGQTVQNTTKRGKKERIGRLIRMHADRREDVTEIRAGDIGAVLGFKESFTGDTLCDTKALVLETISFPEPVISIAVEPKSSSDQEKMGEALRKLAEEDPTLHVNSDEDSGQTILRGMGELHLDIIVDRLLREFRVQANVGAPRVAFRESITKMVKEVDYKYAKQSGGKGQYGHVVFSLEPGERGSGIVFENKIVGGAIPKEFINPIEKGIKEAADGGVLAGYPVVDIKVTLFDGSFHEVDSSEMAFKMAAILGFKEGVQRGNPILLEPMMKVEVVVPEEYLGDVMGQINSRRGLIQGMEIRLGNAQAVRAMVPLAEMFGYATQLRSATQGRGVFNMEFDHYAPVAKSVAEEILKA
- the rpsG gene encoding 30S ribosomal protein S7 — translated: MRRAKPERREILPDIRYNSVNVQTMVQHVLKRGKKSVAIGVVYGAMDMIKERTEKNPLEVFDGALKNVSPAMEVRPRRVGGATYQVPMEVSSDRRTTLAIRWILTAARERSGKSFRDKLAGELIDAFNETGAAIRKRDETHKMAEANRAFSHYRI